The following proteins come from a genomic window of Nitrosopumilaceae archaeon AB1(1):
- a CDS encoding nuclear transport factor 2 family protein, giving the protein MKEVFDVIVSYFEAGRDQNTTKLKDIQLDDESFGTFSDVPPFELQNFENNIIYQELRFASLSDYNYKISNEKISIWGNVALVTFNLKQTGMLVDNKTFSGTFVDINGRATFVLVKKESWKILHIHISNSV; this is encoded by the coding sequence ATGAAAGAGGTATTTGATGTGATTGTATCGTATTTTGAGGCAGGCAGAGACCAGAATACTACAAAGTTGAAAGATATTCAGCTCGATGACGAGTCATTTGGGACATTTAGCGATGTACCACCATTCGAGTTGCAGAATTTTGAGAACAATATCATTTATCAAGAGTTACGTTTTGCAAGCCTGTCAGATTATAATTATAAGATTAGTAATGAGAAAATTAGTATATGGGGTAATGTTGCACTAGTGACATTCAATTTAAAACAGACTGGAATGTTGGTAGACAACAAGACGTTTTCAGGTACATTTGTAGATATTAATGGCAGGGCCACATTCGTTCTAGTTAAAAAAGAGTCTTGGAAGATTTTACACATACACATATCCAATAGTGTATAA
- a CDS encoding type II/IV secretion system ATPase subunit, with protein sequence MIKVEKINDDFKFEALYDNTTKAEDILEQYNVDQATVYITKNGKYIVQEPMLSKDAYDILQKMMPGIQADFPVDVSESSKLEIIRKAIEIESRSTNKNNILRAEWKKIQYALKRDLVEYGKLSVLMKDTNLEDIVCSQYKQNIAVSHKEFSQFVFLNTNIKFNTHTELNDLLQSIMQEMSISPSLVNPIIYTRTANAHRLTVGWDKTISQKGTFFYIRKFPEKPYTIVDLLMQGTLNEIIIAYIWMMHDSDAFYMIAGNVGTGKTTLLNTLLCVSNPTMHVITIEDSQELQVPHKLTENYTTRTAITGNKSTEITMSDLFKLSLRAIPTLTIVGEVRGIEAKLVFQYGPSGHGHIFTFHEESSESGLRRLTQDQFGVSPNQLADLWFVVHTRNILKNNKKNRRITNIDEIVSKSGDITTKSVFTYNQLKDRHSPDNIEELIENSANISRATKVLGIQDVYSDLEKRIKFIRKCVSLKADTPAKILSTIAPFYKFEI encoded by the coding sequence ATGATAAAGGTAGAAAAAATAAATGATGATTTTAAATTTGAGGCATTATATGACAACACCACAAAGGCAGAGGATATACTAGAACAGTATAACGTGGATCAGGCTACGGTATACATTACAAAGAATGGAAAGTATATAGTTCAAGAACCAATGCTATCTAAAGACGCGTATGATATATTGCAAAAAATGATGCCAGGTATACAAGCAGATTTTCCAGTGGATGTGTCAGAATCCAGTAAATTAGAAATCATTAGAAAAGCAATAGAAATAGAATCTAGATCTACCAATAAGAACAACATTTTGAGAGCAGAGTGGAAAAAGATACAGTATGCACTAAAACGAGATCTAGTAGAGTATGGAAAATTGAGTGTACTTATGAAAGACACAAATCTTGAGGACATAGTCTGTTCGCAGTATAAACAAAATATTGCAGTATCTCATAAAGAATTTTCTCAGTTTGTATTTTTAAATACAAATATTAAATTTAACACGCATACAGAACTCAATGATTTACTTCAATCAATTATGCAAGAGATGTCAATATCACCATCACTTGTAAATCCAATAATTTACACTAGAACTGCAAATGCACATAGATTAACAGTAGGGTGGGATAAGACAATATCACAAAAGGGAACTTTTTTTTATATACGAAAATTCCCAGAAAAACCATATACAATAGTAGATTTGTTGATGCAAGGAACATTAAATGAAATAATTATTGCATATATTTGGATGATGCATGACAGTGACGCATTTTATATGATCGCAGGTAATGTTGGAACAGGTAAAACTACACTTCTCAATACACTACTGTGTGTGTCAAACCCTACAATGCATGTAATTACAATAGAAGATTCTCAAGAGTTACAAGTCCCGCATAAATTAACTGAAAATTATACAACAAGAACAGCTATAACAGGAAACAAGAGTACAGAAATTACAATGAGTGATTTGTTCAAACTCAGTCTAAGAGCAATACCCACATTGACCATTGTAGGTGAGGTTCGAGGTATAGAGGCAAAATTGGTGTTTCAGTATGGACCAAGCGGTCATGGGCATATTTTCACATTTCATGAGGAAAGTTCAGAGTCAGGGTTGAGAAGACTGACACAGGATCAGTTTGGAGTAAGTCCCAATCAATTAGCAGATTTATGGTTTGTAGTGCATACAAGGAATATTCTTAAAAATAATAAAAAAAATCGTAGAATTACAAATATTGATGAGATAGTATCAAAGAGCGGAGATATAACTACAAAGTCAGTATTTACATATAATCAATTGAAAGACAGACACAGTCCGGACAACATAGAGGAATTGATAGAGAATAGTGCAAATATATCACGTGCAACAAAAGTACTTGGAATACAAGATGTGTATAGTGACTTGGAAAAACGTATAAAATTCATAAGAAAATGTGTATCATTGAAAGCAGATACACCTGCAAAAATATTATCCACTATTGCACCTTTTTATAAATTTGAAATTTAA
- a CDS encoding aminotransferase class III-fold pyridoxal phosphate-dependent enzyme, whose translation MGDNIANIEDVMYMKYTKQTPKSKILFKKSTKFHVNGVSHNIRFFKPYPFVVQKSKNQKLVDVDENKYIDYWMGHWSLILGHTNADVTKALQDKMKDGWMYGTVNHDTILLSEILQKAVPVAEKIRYVTSGTEATMYALRLARSYTRKKTIAKIDGGWHGYTSDLLKSVNWPLNEPESSGIINEEHLISIPYNDLEGSIKILDTATDLAGIIVEPVLGGGGCIPADIDYLHGLQEYVHKKNALLILDEIVTGFRFHFGPLYTKMKLDPDIITLGKIVGGGLAIGVICGKKEIMQYADTNLFEKSKRAYVGGGTFSANPSTMTAGYATLKILENNDTLYSKINGMGEKTRKNIERLFDGKVKTTGKGSLFMTHFTNRDSIENAHQAFGANQQLLHLYHMWLITNSKIFXSPGKLGAYSYAHTDDDVKKLLSQTEKFINTIDMNNLHSDNSTTYDKAVATKDPTQDRVNLEDLAGAAIQKFKTL comes from the coding sequence TTGGGCGATAATATAGCAAATATTGAAGATGTGATGTATATGAAATATACAAAACAAACTCCAAAATCAAAAATTTTGTTTAAAAAATCTACAAAATTCCACGTAAATGGGGTAAGTCACAATATTAGATTTTTCAAACCATATCCATTTGTTGTACAGAAATCTAAAAATCAGAAACTTGTAGATGTGGATGAAAACAAATACATCGATTATTGGATGGGTCATTGGAGTTTGATTTTAGGACACACCAATGCAGATGTTACAAAAGCACTACAAGATAAAATGAAAGATGGTTGGATGTATGGAACAGTGAATCACGACACAATATTATTATCAGAAATTTTACAAAAGGCTGTACCAGTAGCAGAAAAAATTCGTTATGTCACATCAGGAACAGAAGCTACAATGTACGCATTAAGATTAGCAAGATCATATACCAGAAAAAAAACAATAGCAAAGATTGATGGTGGTTGGCACGGTTACACATCGGATCTACTCAAGAGTGTAAATTGGCCACTGAACGAACCGGAGAGTAGTGGAATAATTAATGAAGAGCATCTCATATCTATTCCGTATAATGATCTAGAAGGCTCTATCAAGATATTAGATACTGCAACAGATTTGGCAGGAATAATTGTTGAACCAGTTTTAGGCGGTGGTGGATGCATACCTGCAGATATAGATTACTTGCACGGGCTACAAGAGTATGTACATAAGAAAAATGCGTTATTAATTTTAGATGAAATTGTAACAGGATTTCGATTTCATTTTGGTCCATTATACACCAAAATGAAATTGGATCCAGATATTATCACACTTGGAAAAATTGTGGGGGGTGGATTAGCCATAGGGGTAATTTGTGGAAAGAAAGAGATTATGCAATATGCAGATACAAACTTGTTTGAAAAATCAAAACGTGCTTATGTTGGTGGTGGTACATTTTCCGCAAATCCATCTACAATGACTGCAGGATATGCAACTCTCAAAATACTAGAGAATAATGACACGCTGTACAGTAAGATTAACGGTATGGGGGAGAAAACAAGAAAAAATATTGAGAGATTATTTGATGGAAAGGTAAAGACTACCGGCAAGGGCTCATTATTCATGACACATTTTACAAATAGAGATAGTATTGAAAATGCTCATCAAGCATTTGGAGCAAATCAACAATTATTACATTTGTACCATATGTGGTTGATCACAAATTCTAAGATATTTTTNTCTCCCGGTAAACTTGGGGCCTATTCTTATGCGCATACAGATGACGATGTAAAGAAATTACTATCACAGACAGAGAAATTCATCAATACTATAGATATGAATAATTTGCACAGTGATAATTCCACAACGTATGATAAGGCAGTGGCTACAAAGGATCCCACACAAGACAGAGTAAATCTAGAAGATTTGGCAGGTGCTGCAATTCAGAAATTCAAAACTTTATAG
- a CDS encoding 3-hydroxyacyl-CoA dehydrogenase family protein produces MKLSNIAVLGSGIMGHGIAQISAMAGYNVALRDIKQEFLDNAMGKIKWSLEKMESKGRINPGEAGKIISKIQTHVELEDAIKGSQMVIEAVPEIIDLKKKVYAELDSIADESVIFASNTSTLPITEIAQTTSRPDRFVGVHFFNPPQLMKLVEVIPGQKTTPSVRDQMLEFVKSLGKETVLCRRDIPGFIVNRLFIPLVHEACFVMERQGIKLEEIDSAVKYSLGFPMGIFELADFTGMDVIHKATVELYLRDKKVLRPHPKIKELFDAGKLGQKSGEGFYKYSKEKYERVELSEKLAANCDPIQMLGNIGNNAAWLITNGASDMVEXRKACKLGLGLRKPLFETMKKYDLNKIVDQLKKLEEMHGSFYSPDPMLSGN; encoded by the coding sequence ATGAAACTATCAAACATTGCTGTTTTAGGTTCAGGAATTATGGGTCATGGTATTGCTCAAATATCAGCAATGGCCGGATACAACGTTGCACTACGCGATATTAAACAAGAATTTCTAGATAACGCAATGGGGAAAATAAAATGGAGTTTAGAGAAGATGGAATCAAAAGGTAGGATAAATCCTGGTGAAGCCGGTAAGATAATATCCAAAATTCAAACACATGTGGAACTTGAGGATGCCATCAAAGGATCACAGATGGTAATAGAGGCGGTGCCAGAGATTATAGATTTAAAGAAAAAAGTATACGCAGAACTAGATTCGATAGCAGATGAGAGTGTCATATTTGCATCAAATACAAGTACACTTCCAATTACAGAGATTGCACAGACAACTAGCAGACCAGACAGATTCGTAGGAGTTCATTTCTTCAACCCACCACAGTTAATGAAATTAGTAGAGGTAATACCTGGACAAAAAACCACACCAAGTGTAAGAGATCAAATGTTGGAATTTGTAAAATCTCTAGGTAAGGAGACGGTACTGTGTAGAAGAGATATACCTGGATTCATAGTGAATAGATTATTCATACCACTAGTACATGAGGCATGTTTTGTAATGGAGAGACAAGGAATAAAATTAGAAGAGATAGATTCTGCCGTAAAGTATAGCCTAGGATTCCCAATGGGTATATTTGAATTGGCAGATTTCACCGGTATGGATGTAATACACAAGGCCACAGTCGAATTATATCTACGTGATAAAAAAGTATTAAGACCGCACCCAAAAATTAAAGAGTTATTTGACGCAGGAAAATTAGGTCAAAAATCAGGAGAGGGTTTTTATAAATATTCAAAAGAAAAATATGAAAGGGTAGAATTATCAGAAAAACTCGCTGCAAATTGTGATCCAATCCAGATGTTAGGCAATATCGGAAATAATGCTGCATGGTTAATTACAAATGGTGCAAGTGACATGGTTGAGATNAGAAAAGCTTGTAAATTAGGATTAGGACTTCGAAAACCGCTTTTTGAGACTATGAAAAAATATGATCTGAATAAAATCGTAGATCAATTAAAAAAATTGGAAGAGATGCACGGTTCATTTTATAGCCCAGATCCAATGTTAAGTGGTAATTAA
- a CDS encoding tetratricopeptide repeat protein — MGLFGSKEDPKILFNKAMVLFRAGHHKASLGLFNSLLKSDPKHVPALYTKGLALNAIRKYHDAAICFEKVLEIKDDARACNNLGIALSEMGNTTEALEMYDRALSIDSKYASAMYNKGILFDKMSKFDDALDSINCAIKADSKNNRALFYKGLILGKLKRHSEALESFTRLCKRDRNNQDALFHKGIELGSLNLHQEALDVFDTLLDNYPKSASLLYAKARSLVALNHLDEGYVFTKQALSKDSKRIKKWAVDDDIFTNVDDPRFEKLFY; from the coding sequence ATGGGATTATTTGGGAGTAAGGAAGATCCAAAAATACTATTCAATAAAGCCATGGTTCTCTTTCGTGCAGGTCATCATAAAGCATCTCTGGGATTGTTTAATAGTTTATTAAAATCTGATCCTAAACATGTTCCTGCTTTATACACCAAAGGTTTAGCACTAAATGCTATACGCAAATATCATGATGCTGCAATCTGTTTTGAAAAAGTTTTGGAGATAAAAGACGATGCAAGAGCTTGTAATAATTTAGGTATTGCACTATCTGAGATGGGGAATACTACTGAAGCACTAGAAATGTATGATCGTGCGCTATCTATTGACAGTAAATATGCTTCTGCCATGTACAACAAGGGAATTTTATTTGATAAAATGTCAAAATTCGATGATGCGCTTGATTCTATAAATTGTGCTATTAAAGCCGATTCAAAAAATAACCGTGCGTTGTTTTACAAGGGTTTGATTTTAGGTAAATTAAAAAGACATAGTGAGGCATTGGAAAGCTTTACTCGTTTATGTAAACGTGATCGTAATAATCAAGATGCCCTATTTCACAAGGGTATTGAGTTGGGTTCCTTGAATCTTCATCAGGAGGCACTTGATGTGTTTGACACACTCTTGGATAATTATCCAAAAAGTGCTAGTCTGCTTTATGCCAAAGCTAGAAGTCTGGTTGCTCTGAATCATCTTGATGAAGGATATGTTTTTACAAAACAGGCCCTCTCTAAAGACTCTAAGAGAATTAAAAAATGGGCTGTAGATGATGATATATTTACAAATGTTGATGATCCGAGATTTGAAAAACTGTTCTATTAG
- a CDS encoding hydantoinase/oxoprolinase family protein gives MTLRRVRIGIDVGGTFTKAVALDVKTGVILSKFTVPTTHQSANGVSDGIIQALRNIIDSGIDPAEVGIISHSTTQAINALLESDTSCVGIISMGVSAEKRSIINRTNLSSINDSAFSIDSVHTFLDTSHLITEDEVSEIISNLKSRGAQVIVASEAFSVDDPSNESFVMDIAKNMGIPATASHELSGVYGLEIRTLTSAINASVLPKTFQVANFVENAISQTGIPAPLLIMKGDGGATSMDTFRNKPILTILSGPAASISGALLYLKVVDGIFIEVGGTSTNICVIKDGKPQFSYVRVNNYPTCIRSMDVRIMGVAGGSMIQLFKNHIQKIGPRSAHIAGLKYSCFADIEDIRTGKIIMVHPHGDTNDYVAIQCDNSTYAITNTCAANALGLISNDDYSKSNTGSAIQTMKILAKFLDSSYTIIAMSILQTSSFEITKAVTRILKDYSLNAHTTRIIGGGGGASVLAPFVAKQLGMSFELAEHADVISSIGVALSMLREEFEYTLSNPTSAQISDIQKQAYKVMTSRGAVPESIMISSDYITDKSLLRVTAVGNVAMDSSETSHNVFTKPQLLERASNLSHIDPLMLKTIFESEHYTIYTSLTIQKRLFLKEKRNAVIVIDKFGHLKHLLKHAKVFTGTPDSILKQFDVFMTSLSSDIAPQTIIVDSFTITDYSSITSKQQLVVAVKDYTSKSNDFVLIIHLNSTFL, from the coding sequence ATGACACTGCGAAGAGTTAGAATTGGCATTGACGTTGGAGGCACATTTACAAAAGCTGTAGCCTTGGATGTAAAGACTGGAGTCATTCTATCAAAGTTTACAGTTCCAACAACACATCAAAGTGCAAACGGTGTATCTGATGGAATTATTCAGGCGTTACGTAATATTATTGATAGCGGTATTGATCCTGCTGAAGTTGGAATCATCTCTCATAGTACAACTCAGGCCATAAACGCACTTTTAGAATCAGATACATCATGCGTTGGTATAATCTCCATGGGTGTATCTGCTGAAAAGCGCTCAATTATTAATAGAACTAATCTATCATCCATTAATGATTCTGCATTCAGTATAGACTCTGTTCATACATTTTTGGATACATCTCATCTCATCACTGAAGATGAGGTGAGTGAAATAATTAGTAATCTGAAGAGTCGTGGTGCACAAGTAATTGTTGCAAGTGAGGCATTCAGTGTTGATGATCCCTCTAATGAGTCATTTGTGATGGATATTGCAAAAAATATGGGAATACCTGCAACTGCTTCACACGAACTCTCAGGTGTGTATGGTCTTGAGATTCGTACTCTGACATCTGCCATTAATGCAAGTGTGCTGCCAAAGACATTTCAAGTTGCCAATTTTGTAGAAAATGCAATATCTCAAACTGGAATTCCCGCACCCCTATTAATCATGAAAGGCGATGGTGGTGCTACTAGTATGGACACGTTTAGAAATAAACCAATACTGACCATTCTGTCAGGTCCTGCAGCTAGCATATCTGGTGCGTTGCTATACCTCAAAGTTGTAGATGGAATATTTATCGAAGTTGGTGGAACAAGTACAAACATTTGTGTGATTAAAGATGGAAAACCCCAATTCAGTTATGTGAGGGTTAATAATTATCCTACATGTATTCGTTCAATGGATGTGCGAATTATGGGAGTTGCAGGAGGCAGCATGATACAATTATTTAAAAATCATATACAAAAGATTGGACCACGTAGCGCTCATATTGCAGGTTTGAAATATTCCTGTTTTGCTGATATAGAGGACATACGTACAGGTAAAATCATAATGGTTCATCCACACGGTGATACAAATGATTATGTCGCCATACAGTGTGATAATTCTACATATGCAATTACAAACACGTGTGCTGCAAATGCACTTGGGCTAATTAGTAATGATGACTATTCTAAATCTAATACAGGCTCTGCGATTCAGACAATGAAAATTCTTGCCAAATTTCTAGACTCTAGTTATACTATAATTGCAATGTCTATACTGCAGACATCCTCATTTGAGATTACAAAAGCCGTTACCCGAATCCTCAAGGATTATTCTCTAAATGCCCACACAACTCGAATTATTGGTGGTGGAGGTGGGGCATCGGTGCTGGCACCATTTGTGGCAAAGCAGTTGGGTATGAGTTTTGAGCTTGCAGAGCACGCCGATGTGATATCATCAATTGGCGTTGCGTTATCAATGCTGCGTGAAGAATTTGAGTATACCTTGAGTAATCCAACATCTGCACAGATAAGTGATATACAAAAACAAGCATACAAAGTAATGACAAGTCGTGGAGCGGTTCCAGAGTCTATAATGATTAGTAGTGATTACATCACTGACAAATCACTGCTTCGGGTAACTGCAGTTGGTAACGTTGCAATGGACAGCTCTGAGACCTCACATAATGTCTTTACAAAACCTCAACTATTAGAAAGAGCAAGTAATCTAAGTCATATTGATCCTCTAATGCTGAAAACTATTTTTGAATCAGAGCATTACACCATTTATACCTCTTTGACTATTCAAAAACGTCTATTTCTCAAAGAGAAGAGAAACGCTGTAATTGTTATTGATAAATTCGGACACTTGAAACATCTTCTTAAACATGCCAAAGTATTTACCGGCACACCTGATTCCATACTGAAACAGTTTGATGTCTTTATGACATCTCTTTCTAGTGATATTGCCCCTCAGACAATTATTGTAGATTCCTTTACAATTACCGACTATTCTAGCATAACATCAAAACAACAACTTGTTGTTGCAGTTAAAGACTATACATCTAAATCAAATGATTTTGTTCTAATTATCCATCTCAATTCTACATTTCTGTAA
- a CDS encoding FTR1 family protein codes for MLKAGLIFLSLFGLVGFAHADSIIEAYTQEMTIGLELLKQKHTLESSDASIYIDFIAQQTGARLYDIRQYTDSANDLHILILNLHNTSPSDTSLLISDIYEILDSIDTTFDEREVAAYILSTSSKQYQNYIINNNPESLLIAISLAESSQSYMNRINLDSRSLLEFNSFYSQLAESLTNEYDSDLAEKLFVSLQRDISNTQVSSEDHTVLYQNIRNLYDSVIKSVNDDNYPLAQEYAIEAYLDNFEYLEPSIEALNATLLYELEIDMRENLRQMIKERQHPDMIESLISDILYKLSSTESLIIPVMNVITNEPPILAAMGDSTNEEKNTVKDEVDRIRDLLQQLVTQYENQDYDSAYLSARTAYLESYELIEIPLRSIAPDFTLEVEYQFAELRSLIKERADITQIKNVIIKLQHNLDESETLVIGTGTLAPLIVFTSSFAIIFREGLESVLILGAIMTYLEASRNTRFKPYVIYGVGLALAATAVTWFVASFLIEISGVNRELIEAIAALSATAVLFYVSFWILNKIEHKRWMEFIKAKMWLATSSGGVGIFVMLSFFTVYREGFETVLFYQAMSSFSKYSESYLVLGLIVGLISLIGVYSLMRMLGKRLPLSALFGLTMGVGAYLSVAFFGNAIRELQILDIIPYTSMMGIIPRLDINIASLTGIYPTLETVLGQIILLAIYLVGVVYVLILRPRKDRRLALMRVSRRDDTAKS; via the coding sequence ATGTTAAAGGCAGGATTAATTTTCTTATCTCTGTTCGGTCTTGTCGGTTTTGCGCACGCCGACTCTATTATTGAGGCATACACTCAAGAGATGACAATAGGACTTGAATTGTTAAAACAAAAACATACACTTGAGAGTAGTGATGCGAGTATCTATATTGATTTTATTGCACAGCAGACTGGTGCACGACTCTATGATATCCGTCAGTATACAGATTCTGCAAATGATCTTCACATACTGATACTCAATCTGCACAACACGTCTCCCTCTGACACATCACTACTCATATCTGATATTTATGAAATCCTAGATTCCATAGATACTACTTTTGATGAAAGAGAGGTCGCTGCATATATCTTGTCTACATCTAGTAAGCAGTATCAAAATTATATAATTAATAATAATCCAGAGTCACTATTAATTGCAATATCTTTGGCAGAGTCCTCTCAATCCTATATGAATAGGATCAATCTTGATTCGCGCTCACTTTTAGAATTTAATTCGTTCTACTCTCAACTTGCCGAATCATTAACCAATGAATATGATTCAGATCTTGCCGAAAAATTATTTGTGTCACTTCAAAGAGACATATCTAATACCCAAGTCTCCTCAGAAGACCATACCGTTCTATATCAAAATATTCGTAATCTGTACGACTCTGTTATAAAATCTGTTAATGATGACAACTATCCACTTGCTCAAGAGTATGCCATTGAGGCATATTTGGACAATTTTGAATATCTAGAGCCCTCTATTGAGGCACTAAATGCCACCCTCTTGTACGAATTAGAGATTGACATGCGTGAGAATCTACGTCAAATGATTAAAGAGCGTCAACACCCAGATATGATAGAGTCACTCATCTCTGACATACTCTATAAACTATCCAGTACTGAATCACTAATTATTCCTGTGATGAATGTCATCACAAATGAACCCCCAATACTTGCCGCCATGGGTGATTCCACAAATGAGGAAAAAAATACTGTAAAAGATGAAGTTGATCGTATACGAGATTTACTACAACAACTAGTCACTCAATATGAGAATCAAGATTATGATTCGGCGTATCTGTCTGCAAGAACTGCCTACCTAGAAAGTTATGAATTGATCGAGATACCACTACGTAGTATTGCCCCTGATTTTACACTAGAAGTTGAATATCAATTTGCAGAACTGCGCTCACTAATTAAAGAGCGCGCCGATATTACACAAATTAAAAACGTGATTATTAAATTGCAACATAATCTTGATGAATCCGAAACACTTGTAATTGGAACCGGCACTCTTGCACCACTAATTGTATTTACAAGCTCCTTTGCCATAATATTTCGAGAAGGACTAGAGTCTGTATTGATTCTAGGCGCTATAATGACTTATCTTGAAGCATCAAGGAACACTCGTTTCAAACCATACGTAATTTATGGTGTGGGCCTTGCACTCGCTGCAACTGCAGTAACGTGGTTTGTCGCATCTTTTCTCATTGAAATCTCTGGGGTAAATAGGGAATTAATTGAGGCCATTGCTGCCCTGTCAGCTACTGCTGTTCTATTCTATGTTAGTTTCTGGATATTAAACAAAATTGAGCATAAACGCTGGATGGAATTTATCAAAGCCAAAATGTGGCTTGCAACTTCTAGCGGAGGTGTGGGCATCTTTGTCATGCTGTCATTCTTTACTGTGTATCGAGAAGGATTTGAAACCGTTCTATTCTATCAGGCAATGTCTAGTTTCTCAAAGTATTCTGAATCCTATCTTGTTTTAGGATTAATTGTAGGTCTGATATCATTAATTGGCGTATATTCTCTTATGAGAATGTTGGGTAAACGTCTGCCACTATCTGCATTATTTGGATTGACCATGGGAGTTGGGGCATATTTGTCTGTAGCATTTTTTGGTAACGCTATAAGAGAGTTGCAGATTTTAGACATAATTCCATATACTAGTATGATGGGTATAATTCCTAGACTTGATATCAATATTGCATCTCTTACCGGAATATACCCTACACTTGAAACCGTTCTAGGACAAATTATTCTACTGGCGATATATCTTGTTGGAGTCGTTTATGTCTTAATTCTTAGACCTAGAAAAGACAGACGTCTAGCTTTGATGAGAGTATCGAGGAGAGATGACACTGCGAAGAGTTAG
- a CDS encoding carbonic anhydrase has protein sequence MDGIFATSINCIDGRIQNAVSDWIKKEFSVNYVDTITEPGVDKRISDSNIASSLKQKVLISTKVHNSKFIVISGHYDCAANPVSQKEHTDCILHGMKIINSWNFDAKVVGLWIDEKFQIVPITDL, from the coding sequence ATGGATGGTATCTTTGCTACATCGATAAATTGTATTGATGGTCGTATTCAAAATGCTGTTTCAGATTGGATCAAAAAAGAATTCTCTGTAAATTATGTTGACACTATTACTGAACCCGGTGTAGATAAGCGAATATCAGATTCAAACATTGCATCGTCATTAAAACAAAAAGTTTTAATCTCTACCAAAGTACATAATTCAAAGTTTATTGTCATTTCTGGTCATTATGATTGTGCTGCAAATCCGGTATCACAAAAAGAACATACTGATTGTATACTGCATGGTATGAAAATTATCAATTCATGGAATTTTGATGCAAAGGTTGTGGGACTTTGGATTGATGAAAAATTTCAGATTGTACCTATAACTGATCTCTGA